The stretch of DNA AAGGTCGTCCGCGTCAACAAATATACGGTGCTTTACAGAGAGGTCAGATAAAAATGAGAAAAGATTTTCTGCCGTTTTCAAGGCCGAGCGTTAAGGAGGAGGCAATTGCCGAGGTAGCCGATTCAATCAGAAGCGGCTGGCTTGCAATGGGCCCCAAAACTATAAAATTTGAAGAGGAGTTCGCCGCGTACACCGGCGCAAGTTTTGCTCTTTCCGCCAATTCCGCAACTGCGGGGCTTCACTGCGCCGCAATGGCGCTGGAACTCGGCGCGGGAGACGAGGTTATCACAACGCCGATGACTTTCGCGGCGACCGTGAACGCCGTTCTTTTTACCGGCGCGAGGCCTGTTTTTGCCGATATTGACAGAAACACGCTGGATATAGTGCCGGAGAATATTGAGAAGCTGATTACGCCGCGCACGAAGGCAATTATCCCCGTTCATTTTGCCGGTATGCCGTGTGATATGGACAAAATTGAGGCGATTGCGGAGAAGTACAATCTCGCGATTATAGAGGATTCGGCACACGCTCTCGGCGCCGCCTACAAGGGACGCAAAATCGGCGCCGACAGAGGCGCGCGCAGACTTTCGGTTTTCAGTTTTCATCCGACGAAGAATATTACGACGGGCGAGGGCGGCATGATCTGCACTCAGGACGAAGAGCTTGCGGAGAGAATTCAGGTGCTCCGCCAGAACGGCATGTCAAAGGGCGCGTGGAACCGCTACGCGGCAAAGGGAAATTCAAATTACGACATTCCGTTCCCCGGCCTTAAATACACTATGCTTGACATCAACGCGGCAATCGGACGTTCGCAGCTGACGCAGGTTGACGAATTCAACGCGCGCCGCACGGAGATTGTGAACACCTACAAACGCGAGCTTGCGGACGTGAAGGGAATTATTCTGCCGAAGCCAGCGCCGTGGGAACACACGCACAGCTGGCACATTTTTACGCCGTTTATTGATACTGACGCGCTCGGATTTTCGCGCGACGAGTTTATGGCGCGGATGAAGGCGCTTAACATAGGAACGGCGCTGCATTATCAGGCACTGCACCTGTTCACCTGCTACGGCGCGGTTACCGGCATGAAGCGCGGCGACCTGCCGGAGGCAGAGTACGTTTCTGACAGAATAGTTTCGCTGCCGCTTTTCCCTGCGATGACGGACGAGGACGTTCAGGACGTTGTAGAAGCAGTTAAGAAAGTGTGCGAATAACGTACGCATGGTTGAGCTAAACTCCCGGAGGTTATCGTATGAAAAACGTTGAGGTTTCAATTGTAATTCCTGTGTACAACGAGGAACAGTCGCTTCCGGCGCTGTTTGCAGAGCTGTGGCCGGTTGTAGAAGGGCTGGGGCGTTCCGTTGAGGTTATCCTGATTAACGACGGAAGCAGGGACGCGACGCTTGGCATGCTGTACGATTTTCAGCAGCAGCACAAGGAGGCGCGCGTGATTGACCTCGGCGCCAATTTCGGTCAGCACATGGCGCTGCTTGCGGGCTTTGAGTACACTCGCGGAAGCAAGATTATCACGCTTGACGCAGACCTTCAAAATCCGCCCGCGGAGATTCCGAGACTGCTTGAAGAGATGGACAAGGGACATGACGTTGTCGGCACTTACCGCGTCGGGCGTCAGGATCCGTGGTTCAGAAAGTTTGCTTCAAAATGGGTGAACAGGATTACGAACAGGATAGCGAAGCTTACGATTAAGGATTACGGCTGTATGCTGCGAGGCTATGACCGCAGAATTATTGACATTATCAATGTCAGCAAAGAGTCAAGCACGTTTATTCCCGCGCTTGCGCAGAAGTTTGCGGTCAATCCCGTTGAAATTCCCGTTGCGCACAGGGAGCGTGAGTTCGGCGTTTCAAAGTACGGGCTGTTCCAGCTGATAAGGCTTAATTTCGACCTTATGACGAATTTTTCGCTGGTTCCGCTTCAGGCTGTCACCATGGCGGGTATGTTTTTCTCGTTTGTTTCCGTGCTTCTGCTTGTGTTTATGTTTATCCGCCGCGTGGTGCTCGGAATAGGCACGTGGCAGATGTTCATACAGCATTCGTTTGAGGCGTTCGGCTTCCTCCTGACTGCGATTACGCTTATTTCCGTCGGGGTGCTCGGCGAGTACGTAGGCAGAATTTACAAGGAAGTAAGCAAGCGTCCGCGCTATTCCGTCCGCAGGGTGTACGAAACGGAGGACGACGAATAATGCGTCCGCGTATCGTGGTTTTCGCCTACAGCGAGGTCGGCAGCGTATGTCTTAAGCAGCTTGTGAAGCAGGGTGCGAATATCGCCGCAGTCTTTACGCACGAGGATGACCCGAACGAGGAAATATGGTTTCAGTCGGTGAAGAACGTTGCGCAGGAGGCGGGTATTCCGGTGCGCACGCCGAAGAAACTGGACGAAGCTGAGCTTGAATATTTCCGTTCGCTTAAGCCGGAGCTCGTGCTTTCAATGTATTACCGCGCGATTATTCCTGACGGCGTGCTTGAGGTGCCGCGTTTGGGCGCCTACAATATTCACGGTGCACTGCTTCCGAAGTACAGGGGACGCGCATGCGTGAACTGGGCGGTGCTGAACGGGGAGACTAAAACCGGCTCAACACTGCACGTTATGACGAGTTTCGCCGACAGGGGCGACATCGTTGACCAGGAAGAGGTCTCAATTGAGTTTGAAGATACGGCGCACGACGTTTTTCTCAAGGTTGTCGAAGCGTCAAGAAAGATAATAGAGCGCCGGCTTCCGGAGCTGGAGGCAGGCACTGCGCCGCGCAGGGCACAGGACGAAAGCCAGGCTACGAAATTCGGCAGACGCCGTCCTGAGGACGGGATAATTGACTGGAGCAGAAGCGCGGTTGAAATTTACAATCTTGTCCGCGCCGTTACTCATCCTTTCCCCGGCGCGTTCACTGAATTTGAGGGGAAGAAAATGTTTGTATGGAAAGCGCGCCCCGTTGAGGGAAGCGCTGCTCCGAAGAAAATCGTAAGCAAAAGCCCGTTCCTTATCGGCACGGGAGACGGGCTTCTTGAAATACTGTCCTTCCAGTTTGAGGGCGGGGAAGAAAAGGAGACATTCTGATGAAAATATTTATCACAGGCGTAAACGGATTTATAGGCACTCATTTCCTTGAATACGCAAAGAACAGGCCGGACTGGGAAATCACCGGTTTTGACCTTTACGATTACAACCTTGCGCCGTTTGAAGGGATGAAGAATTTTACTTTCAAAAAGGGCGATATTTTTAAGGAAGACGCATGGCTTGAAGAGCAGATTGCAGCCTGCAACACGCTGCTTCCGCTTGCAGGGGTGGCAAAGCCCAAGATTTACATTGAAAAGCCTGTCTGGACGTTCTCGCTTGATTTTGAACAGAACCTGAAGTGTGTCCGCTGGTGCGCGAAGCACGGCAAACGCGTTATCTTCCCGTCAACGTCCGAGGTCTATGGCATGAGCACCGACAAGGAGTTCAAAGAAGACGAAAGCCCGCTCATTACCGGCCCTATCAAGAAAATGCGCTGGATTTACAGCTGCTCAAAGCAGATGATGGACAGAGTTATTTTCGGTTACGGTCAGGAACAGGGACTTGATTTCACGCTTTTCCGCCCGTTCAACTGGATGGGTCCGCGCCTTGACACCTTTGACGATGCTTCAAGGCATGAAGCGCGTGCGATTACACAGATGATTTACGACATTCTAAACCGCGGCGGTATTTCGCTTGTCGGCGGAGGGGAGCAACGCAGAAGCTTTACCTGGGTCGGCGACGCAATCGAAGGACTTGCGCACATTGTTGACAATAAAGAGGGCAAGGCGACCGGCGAAATTTTCAACATCGGCAACCCGTACAACCATTACTCAATAAAGGAAATGGCTGAAATGACAATTGACGCGCTGAAGGAATTTCCGCAGTACAAAGCGAAGGCGGAGGCGGCAAAAATAGAAATCGTCGCGCCGGAACAGTATTACGGAAAGGCTTACGACGACGCTCAGGACCGCAAGCCGTCAATCGAGAAGATGGAGCGCGTATTCGGCTGGAAACCGGCGACGAATATGCACGACATGCTTGTAAAGACGATTCAGTATTACGCCGATAACGGAGCAAAGTAATGACGAGGCTTGCCGTAAAGGTTGACGTCGATACGCTGCGCGGCTACGTTGAGGGTGTCCCCCGCATGCTGGACATCTTTGCGAAGCACGGCGTTAAAGCGAGCATATATTTTTCTTTCGGTCCCGACAATTCCGGAAAGGCAATACGCAGAATTTTCCGCAAGGGCTTTATATCCAAGATGCTGCGCACGAAAGCGCCGTCCACCTACGGAATTAAAACTCTGATGTACGGCACTCTGCTTCCTGCGCCTCTCATAGTTCCTGAGCAGCCTGACATCGTGAAACGCGCGTTCGACGAGGGACACGAGACCGGAATACACGCGTGGGATCACGTTTACGTGCAGGACTGTCTTGCCGGAATATCAAAGGAAAAATATCTGAAACTATACGGAAAGGCTTCCGCTCTCTACGAAAAAATATGCGGCTGCAAAGCGTCTTCAATCGCGGCGCCGGGCTGGCAGCTTTCGCATACCGTGCTTGAATCGGAGCAGGAGCTCGGGCTTGCTTTCGCAAGCGACGTGCGCGGTTATTCGCCGTTCCTGCCCGTTTTTGAAGGCGTTGAATACAATGTGCCGCAGATTCCTTCCACACTGCCTACTATGGACGAAATATACGGGCTTCCGGGCGTGAACGACGAAACAATACCGGGCATTTGGTATGACGGAATGGACAAGGAATGGAACGTTGTTACTGTTCATGCGGAGATGGAGGGCATTTCAAAAGCCGGTGTGCTTGACCGTTTCCTGACGCTTTGCAAAAACAGGGGTACGGAATTCTTCACGCTCGGCGAATACGCAAAACAGGCGCCGCTTCCGCGCTGCGAGGTCGTAATGGGCAATCTGACGGGGCGCGCTGGAACCCTTGCGGTGCAGAAAGAGCTGTAATTCTTAATTAAAACGGAGAAGAACAATGGATAAAATTTCTCTTGTGCTTATAGTTGCTTCAGCATGCACGAACGCCATGGGCAGCACGATTATGAAGCATGCTTACGGTGGAGACGGAGGACTGCTTTCCGGCGGAATAATCTCCGCGTTTTTGAAAATTCTGCTTAATCCGTGGATAGTGCTGGGGCTTTCGATGTTCGGAATTTCTTTCTTCTTTATGGCTGCGGCTTTGTCGCGCTCCGAACTGACTTTTGCCTATCCGCTGATGTCGGCAATAGTCTATCTCATACTTCTTGCCGTCGGCTATTTCGTTTTCCACGAAAATATCACGATATTCCGCCTCGGCGGCATGGGATTTATCCTTGCGGGAATAATACTGCTGACGATAAACAAGTAAATTCAAAATTAAATTAAGGAGAATGCTGTTTGAATAACAACACTTTGAAGATTGTGCGCTGACCGGAAGGTTTGCGAAAAACAATCTTATCGTGAGCCTTCCAAATTTTGGAACAATGTTGGGAGGTCGCACAATGAACAGGGAAAATAAACGAAAAACATTTGAAAAATGTTATTACAAAACTCACACATGCAGAGAGAGTTTTGTGTGCAAAGTCTGCGACAGAGAAGTCTTCCCTGAGGGAGCGGGAAGCAGACACAGAAATCACTGTCCTAACTGTCTTACCAGTCTGCACGTTGATATTGAACCCGGAGACAGAGCGTCGAACTGCGGCGGATATATGGAACCTGTGGCTGTGTTTGTACGCAGGAACGGTGAGTGGGCGATAATCCACCGCTGCAAGAAATGCGGGGCGCTGAGCGCAAACAGGATTGCCGCTGACGACAATCCCTTGAAACTTATGTCAATTGCTTTAAGACCACTTGCAAACCCGCCGTTTCCGGTCGAAAGGCTTGAGGAACTGACAAGGCTTATGGGCGGTGAAGGCAGACTGGAATAATATTCTGCAGGATTATAACGCAACAGAGCGGACAGATTTTCTGCCCGCCCTGTTTTGTTCTGCTATCTTTTATACCACGGGAATTTTTCCGCCATGCCCGGGCGGCGGGGTATGCCTTTCGTCGTCTGCGATATTTTTTCCCACACGGCGAGGAAATGTTTTGCTTCGCCGATTTCATACGGCAGGAGTTTCGGCGAGGAAAGTCCGAGCGTCTGCCACTTCGCGCCGATTTCGTTTATTTCGTCAACGACTCGGGGACCTTTGAAGGCGATGATTTTTCCCTTTATTTTTGCCAGAGGCGCGAGATATTCCGCAAGTACGCCTGTTGCGCAGACGGCGCGCGCCGTTACGACCGAGAATTTTTCCAAATGAGTTTTCGCGAATTCTTCCGAGCGTGCGCAGACAACGGTTACATTGCCAAGGCAGAGCGCGGCGGCGATTTTTTCCACCAGAGCGCATTTTTTCGCTATGCTGTCAAGAAGAGTGACCTGCGCTTTCGGACGGCATACCGCAAAAACTAAGCCTGGAAGCCCACCGCCTGTTCCCACGTCTATGAATTTTCCTTCTTCGGGCAGCAGCGAAACGGCTGCAGCGCAGTCGGAGATGTGTTCTTTCCAGAGCGTTTCTTCGTCCGAGGGGCCGACAAGGCGCGCGGTTTCGTTCGCGTGAAGCAGGAGCTGAGCGTATTTTCTCAGCAGGGTTTCTTTTTCGACGGCTTCCGCCATTGATGCTGTCATAAAATCAAAATTTTCCATCCAACTCACTCCAAAAGCGAGAATTATTTCCCCAACAAGTGTATAATAATGATAGCACAAACGGCAGAAGAGGGTGAACCTTTATGGAGCAGTTCGAAAAGGGGACAAAATTTTACAGCGGCATTACGCCCGTTCTTGATTTGAACGGCACGTGGCGCGAGATGGGGCGGCAGTACGGCGCCCTGCTTTCCGCTGAACTTAAGGATATGTACAACAGGGCAGTCTGCGGAAAACTTTTCGGCGAATACGGCTGTATCGAAGAAGATGCGCTGGTTTCCGCCCGCAAATTGTTTAACAGCTATCCTTTCCGTTTCAAGGATTTCTTTGCCGGAATGGAGGAAACTTCAGGCCTGGCGCTTGACCAGCTCAAACTTGTCAATGCGGTTGAATTCGTCTCTTTTTCAAACGGACTTCTTTCAGGCTGTTCCGGTGTGGCTGTGTGGGGCGATTACGCGCAGAACGGGCTTGTTTTCGGAAGGAATTACGATTACTGCGACTGGCTGAAGGATTTTGCAAAGGATTTTGTCTTTACGGCGTTTCACCCTGCCGACGGCTCGCTTGCGGTGCTTACCGCGTCTTACGCAGGGGAAATATACGCCGTAAACGGTTTGAACGAGAAGGGAATTTTCCTTGAACTCAACAACGGGGCGTTTTCAGGCGGAACCCTGAGCTTTGAAAACAGAAAATCCGCCGTTGCAGAGCTTTTTGAATGTCTGCTTGACGTTTCTACGTTGGACGAGGTAGACGCGTTTTTCCAGACTGTAAAGTCGAGTTTCGCGTATCTGATAGGCGTCAGCGACGGTCAGATAGCACGCTGCTACGAGTGGCCGACCTTCGGTGTTGAGCTGCGCAAGACTCATACAAGGCCAGGGCTTATAGTGCTTACAAACCATTTTACGGAACCTTCATGGGGGCTGCCGCGGCCAAATGACGAAAAATCGTTCAAAACGGTTGAACGACGCGACAACCTGCTGACACTTGCCAAACATTTCAAGGGTTCAATAGACGTTGAGACAATGAAAGGCATTATGGATACTAAACTTGAAAACGGCGGCTCCAAGTTTGACGCAACCGTTTATCAGCTTGTCGCTGAGCCGGGAAAACTTCATATCTGGTTTAAGGTTTCGGACGCACAGGACTGGACTCTGCTTGACGCGAAGCCGCTTCTGCGTCCCAGACAGGCATAGCTTTGGACAGGGAAGAACTTCTGCGGCTTATAAAAGATCTGGTAAAACTTCCGAGCGTTACCGAAAGCGCGGAGGAGTCCCTGCCTGCGTTTTTCCTGCAGCGCCGTTTTCAGCAGCTTCCGTACTTCAAAGAGCATGGGGACGCACTGACGCTGATTGATACGCCGCTTGAGGGCTCAAAACACGAGCTTAAGGCGCTTGCCGCGTTTGTACGCGCCGATTGCGGAACAAACCGCACAGTTCTGCTGATTTCCCATTTTGACGTCGTTTCTGCCGAATGCTACGGACAGCTTCAGCCATTTGCTTTTGACTGTGACGCTCTCGGCGAAAAGTTTGGGAATAAAGACGAAAACAGACTGTACGGACGCGGTGTTATGGATATGAAAGCTGGGTCGGCAATTAACGCACTGCTTGTTGAGGATTTTGCGAAGAATACTTCGCTGTTTGACGTTAACGTCCTGGCGCTGTTTGTCGGAGATGAGGAAAACAGCTCCGCCGGAGCAAGAGGCGTTCTGCCGTATGTTGCGGAGCTTAAGAAAAAATACGGGCTGGATTATCTCTGCGCAATAGATACAGAGCCTGGAGAAGCAGGCTGTACCGATCAAAAGGGCGCAATGATATATCTCGGCACTCTCGGCAAGCTTATGCCGGCTTTTTACGCGCACGGCGTATCCGAACACGTGAACGCCTGTTACAAAGGCTTTTCGGCGGCGCTTGCAGTCGCGAAAATCATAGCGCGCGCCGAATGCAGCGCTGCGCTTGCAGACCCTGCAGAGGATTTCTGCGAAACGTCCTGGATATGTCTCGACGCGAAAACTATGTGCGACAAATACAGCGTGACGCTTCCTGACAGGGCTTACGCGTATTTTAACTGCTTCGTTACGAATGACACGCCGGAAACGCTGCTTTCAAAAATGAGGCTGACGGCGGCAAACGCGCTGAAAGAATGCTCAGAACAGCTCGAACGCTCATGCCTGCAGCTGAGAAATACAGGCTACAAGGGCGCTGCTTTTGTGCCTCCGGCGGCGCGAGTAATGACGCTTGCCGAACTTGAAACTGCGGCGAGAAACAAAGCCGGCACAGGCTTTGACAGCCTTATGGAAGAATTTATGAATTCGCTGCCCGCGGGCGATATGCGGGCAAGAGGCATTAGTATCGTTGACAGGCTTGCGCTGCTTGCGGATATAGAAGAACCTTACGTGGTGTGTTTCTTCCTGCCTCCGTGGCTTCCGGCAAGAAGCGATTACAACGGCGGCGCAAGGGAGGAAAGCGTCCTCTCCGCTGCCCGCAGCCTGATTAAAACGGCGGCTGAGAAATACGATACGGAGCTTAAAGAGATACGCTGGTTTGCGGGGCTGTGCGATTTGAGCTATACAGGCGCGGCGCTGTCGCCTGAAGATGCGGAAAGCTACAGAAACAGCCTGCCGGGTGGCGACGCGATATACAAAATGCCGCTTGACGCTATGCTTCAGCTGGGAATGCCTGTCGCAAATCTCGGCCCTTCCGGCGAAAATCCGCACAGGAAAGACGAGTATCTGAATCTGCACTATTCGCTTGACATTCTGCCGCAGCTTCTTAAGGAATTTATAGCGGAGCTGTCGCTGAACGTAAAATAAAAACAAAGGAGCAGGATATTTATGCTGGACGACGAAGTCCGATTACGGCAGGCAACGACTGAAGACGCAGAGGAAATCAGGGACGTTGCGTGGCAGTCCATGGAGTACCTGGAACTTGACGCCGACGAGATGAACGAATTTAGGGAAATACTTGACATCAGCCCGTCTCTTATCGAGAACAACGTTGCGTACGCGGCGGAGAACTCGGAAACCGAAGAAATTTTGGGCTTTTACATCATTGAACGCAGCGTGGAAGAATTCCTCCTCCGGTATCTTTGCGTTTCGCCGGATTACATGGGCACAGGTATAGGAGAAACACTCTTCCTGAACGCCTGTGAAATGGCGGAAGAAGCAGGGGCGGAAAAACTGTATATTATATGCCACAAAAACAATATTGAATTTTACGCCGGAATGGGCGCTGAGCAGTGCGGTGAATATGCCGTTGAAATCAACGGAAGAAGCGTAATTTTTCAGAAGCTTCAGCTGCAGCTCTGCTCGGAAGAATAAACGGCACGGGATAAAATTATGGAACTGGCAGGAATTATTGACCATACAAACCTTCAGCCGGACGCGTCGGAAAGCGACATCAGACAGCTTTGCGCCGAAGCTCGGCAGTACCGTTTTGCTTCCGTATGCGTGAACCCGTGCAGCGTCAGGCTTGCCGCAAAGGAGCTTGAAGGCAGCGGCGTGGAGGTCTGCGCCGTCTGCGGTTTTCCTCTCGGCGCCAATACCACGGAAACGAAAGTTTTTGAGGCTGAAAGAGCATTCAAAGATGGCGCGTCGGAAATAGACATGGTTATAAACGTCGGAAAACTCAAAGAGGGAAACGACGGATACGTGCTGAACGAAATAAAGGCTGTTGTTGAAGCGGTTCCGCAGGCAGTTGTTAAGGTGATTATCGAAACCTGTCTGCTGTCTCGCGAAGAAAAAATAAGGGCGTGCAGGCTTGTGAAACAGTCCGGTGCTGCATACGCCAAAACTTCAACTGGCTTTTCAAAAAGCGGAGCGACAGCCGAAGACGTGAAGCTTATGCGCGAAACGCTGGGCGAAGGTTTCGGCATAAAGGCGGCAGGGGGAATACGCAGCCGAAGCTTTGCGGAGGAGCTTGTAAGAGCAGGCGCGGACAGAATCGGAGCGTCAAAATCAGTTGAAATATGTAAGCGGTAAGAGCTACGAGCTATAAGCTGCAAGCTATAAGCAGTAAGCAAAAAGCTATAAGCTATAAGCAGTAAGCAAAAAGCAAAAAGCAAAAAGCAAAAAGCTATAAGCTATAAGCAGTAAGCAAAAAGCAAAAAGCAAAAAGCAAAAAGCAAAAAGCAAAAAGCAAAAAGCAAAAAGCTTAAAGCTTAAAGCTGATAGCTTATAGCTTAAAGCTCTTATAGCTTATAACTCCCATTATTCATTCTTTTGTAAAGCAGTATTTCGCCGGCACGCACGCTGCCGGCTCTTTTATTCAGCACCTGACTGTATTTCTAAATTGTATAGTATTATCCGAAAATTATGTATATATTGCAAAATGAATGTTTTTTGCGATTTGCTATTGAAATTGTCAGACTATTGTGTATAATCTGTTATCAAGAAATCAAAAGGACCGATTAGGATTGTCTGCAGCGCATGTCAGAATTGTCAGACAATTGACACGGAGCAACGGAAGGAAGATTTTTGTGGCAGAAGAAACAAAAAAAACTGCTGAAAACGAAGGAACAATAGACGTCAGCAAACTTATGAGGAAATATGATACGGAAGCCCGCTACAGGCTGCTTGCAGGCTGGGCGGCGCTTTTGGTAACGGTTATTGCCGTGGCAATGTCATGTTTCCATTTTTATACGTCCGGTTTCGGACAGCTTATAGCGCAGAAACAGGGAGCGATGCACCTCGCGTTCACGCTTGTGCTTGTATTCCTTCTCTATCCTGCAAGCCAGAAGCATTGCAGCCACAACAAAATAGCATGGTACGATTACGTATTTGCGGCACTCGCCGCCGCTTCCGCGCTGTACATAGTATTCTTCTTTGAGGATATTGCTCTCCGCGCAGGAATGCCTTCAACGCTTGACCTTGCAATGGGCTTCCTTATGATTGCGGCACTGCTTGAGGCAACGCGCCGCGTTTCCAATCCCGTGCTCCCCGTTTTGGCGGTAATTGCGCTGCTTTACTGCTATTTCGGCAGATACATGCCTGAGCTTATCCAGCACAGGGGCTTTACCGTAAAACGCATAATCAACCACATGTATCTGGGAACAGAAGGCATTTTCGGCATGCCTCTGCAGGTTTCCTCAACGTTTGTTTTCATGTTTATACTTTTCGGTGCCGTGCTTGAAAAAACAGGGCTCGGAAAATTCATTATCGACCTTTCAATGGCTCTTGCGGGCTGGTCTGCAGGCGGCCCCGCAAAGGTTGCCGTAGTCAGTTCAGGCTTGATGGGAACAGTTTCGGGTTCTTCCGTTGCCAACGTCTGCACGACAGGTATGTTCACAATACCTCTTATGAAGAGCGTTGGCTACGAACCGAAATTTGCAGGCGCTGTTGAAGCCGTCGCCTCTACCGGAGGACAGATAATGCCGCCGGTTATGGGGGCTGGCGCCTTTATAATGGCGGAGCTTCTCGGTGTGCCGTATCTTGAAGTGGCTCTTGCCGCCACGGTTCCCGCGCTGCTTTACTATTTCGCCGTTATGGTGCAGGTACACTTTGAAGCCACCCGTCTCGGACTTAAAGGCATTCCTTTTTCCCAGCTTCCGTCAGCATGGGCGCTGCTTAAGAAAAAAGGCTTCCTGCTCCTTCCGCTTATAGCGATAGTTTATCTGCTCGTATCCGGCTACACGCCGCTTATGGCAGCGTTTTGGGGCATAATTATCAGCTTTGCCCTTTCATGGCTCAGCAAAGACACGCGCCTTACGCCTTCACGGCTCAAAGAAGCGTTTGAATCGGGCGCAAGAGGCTCCATAAGCGTAGCCTGCGCGTGCGCCACTGTCGGTATAATCGTCGGCATGAGCACCTTGACAGGACTTGCATTGAGAATTGCAAACGCGATAGTTTCCCTTGCCGGCGGAAATCTGTTCCTGACGCTTTTCTTCACGATGATAACAAGCATTCTGCTTGGAACAGGTTTGCCGACAACCGCAAACTTTATAATAACGAGCGCTATGGCTGCTCCTGCTCTTCTGCAGCTCGGCATACCGCCGAAAGCGGCCTACATGTTCGTATTCTATTTCGGAATTGCGGCAGACCTCACACCGCCTGTTGCCCTCGCAGCCTACGCAGGCTCAGGCATTGCAGGGTCTGACCCCATGAAAACGGGCTTTACGGCGTTCAAACTTGCGCTTGCAGGTTTTTTGGTTCCGTTCGTGTATGTCTACAATCCGATACTGCTCTTTATCGACGCCCGGTTTGTACCTATGCTTCAGGCAGTCGTAACGGCTCTTATCGGAGTATTCCTGCTCGCAATGGCTACAATCGGCTATTACAAGGCAAAGCTTTCGCTTCTGCTCCGTGCGGTTGCTTTGGGAGGAGCCATGCTGCTTCTGGTGCCCGGCACCCGCAGTGACATAGCCGGAATAGCAATACTTGCAGCCATATACTTTATCCAGCGTTACAAGTCAAAAACCGTAATTGCGGTTAAATAAAAAGGCAGATTTTAAGCCTTAAACAGGGAGGAAAACACAATGAAAAAAGCAAAAGCAATATTCCTGGCAGCACTGCTTGCAGCATCTGTTCTCTGTGCAAGCGCGGCATTCGCGGCTCCGACGTACATGTCAATAGCCACCGGAGGCACAAGCGGCACCTATTACGCAGTCGGCGGTGCTCTTGCGGAAGTGGTTTCAAAAGAAGGCAAAATCAAAGCAACGGCTGAAACCGGCAACGCATCAATCGCAAACGCAAACCTTGTCAACAACGGCGAAATTGAAATAGCGTTCGTACAGAACGATATCGCAGCATGGGGCGCAAAGGGCGAACTCATGTTTGCGGGCAAACCGCTCAAAAACATCCGTGCGGTTGCATCGCTCTATCCTGAGCACATCCAGTTCATCATTGCCAAAAACGCGAAAATCAAAACGATTAACGATCTCAAGGGCAAAAGAGTAGGAACAGGAGCTCCCGGAAGCGGCACTGAAGGCGACGTTATGGCAATACTCAATGCAGCCGGAATGAGCGTTAAAGACTTAAAGGCAAACCCGCTTGACTTTGCTCAGACGTCAGCGCGTTTCAAAGACAATCAGATTGATGCCGGACTTGTAGTTGCAGGTTATCCGACAGCTTCAATAATGGATCTTACGACGTCAAAAGACGTTGACCTTCTGAACTTTGACAAGGCGTTCCTTGACAAACTTCACAAAAAATATCCGTTCTTCATTGCAAGCAAGGTTCCTGCAAAGACCTACAAAGGCATAGACCACGAAACCAACACGCCTGCGGTTATGGC from Candidatus Equadaptatus faecalis encodes:
- a CDS encoding DegT/DnrJ/EryC1/StrS family aminotransferase, producing the protein MRKDFLPFSRPSVKEEAIAEVADSIRSGWLAMGPKTIKFEEEFAAYTGASFALSANSATAGLHCAAMALELGAGDEVITTPMTFAATVNAVLFTGARPVFADIDRNTLDIVPENIEKLITPRTKAIIPVHFAGMPCDMDKIEAIAEKYNLAIIEDSAHALGAAYKGRKIGADRGARRLSVFSFHPTKNITTGEGGMICTQDEELAERIQVLRQNGMSKGAWNRYAAKGNSNYDIPFPGLKYTMLDINAAIGRSQLTQVDEFNARRTEIVNTYKRELADVKGIILPKPAPWEHTHSWHIFTPFIDTDALGFSRDEFMARMKALNIGTALHYQALHLFTCYGAVTGMKRGDLPEAEYVSDRIVSLPLFPAMTDEDVQDVVEAVKKVCE
- a CDS encoding glycosyltransferase; its protein translation is MKNVEVSIVIPVYNEEQSLPALFAELWPVVEGLGRSVEVILINDGSRDATLGMLYDFQQQHKEARVIDLGANFGQHMALLAGFEYTRGSKIITLDADLQNPPAEIPRLLEEMDKGHDVVGTYRVGRQDPWFRKFASKWVNRITNRIAKLTIKDYGCMLRGYDRRIIDIINVSKESSTFIPALAQKFAVNPVEIPVAHREREFGVSKYGLFQLIRLNFDLMTNFSLVPLQAVTMAGMFFSFVSVLLLVFMFIRRVVLGIGTWQMFIQHSFEAFGFLLTAITLISVGVLGEYVGRIYKEVSKRPRYSVRRVYETEDDE
- a CDS encoding formyltransferase encodes the protein MMRPRIVVFAYSEVGSVCLKQLVKQGANIAAVFTHEDDPNEEIWFQSVKNVAQEAGIPVRTPKKLDEAELEYFRSLKPELVLSMYYRAIIPDGVLEVPRLGAYNIHGALLPKYRGRACVNWAVLNGETKTGSTLHVMTSFADRGDIVDQEEVSIEFEDTAHDVFLKVVEASRKIIERRLPELEAGTAPRRAQDESQATKFGRRRPEDGIIDWSRSAVEIYNLVRAVTHPFPGAFTEFEGKKMFVWKARPVEGSAAPKKIVSKSPFLIGTGDGLLEILSFQFEGGEEKETF
- a CDS encoding bifunctional UDP-4-keto-pentose/UDP-xylose synthase; this translates as MKIFITGVNGFIGTHFLEYAKNRPDWEITGFDLYDYNLAPFEGMKNFTFKKGDIFKEDAWLEEQIAACNTLLPLAGVAKPKIYIEKPVWTFSLDFEQNLKCVRWCAKHGKRVIFPSTSEVYGMSTDKEFKEDESPLITGPIKKMRWIYSCSKQMMDRVIFGYGQEQGLDFTLFRPFNWMGPRLDTFDDASRHEARAITQMIYDILNRGGISLVGGGEQRRSFTWVGDAIEGLAHIVDNKEGKATGEIFNIGNPYNHYSIKEMAEMTIDALKEFPQYKAKAEAAKIEIVAPEQYYGKAYDDAQDRKPSIEKMERVFGWKPATNMHDMLVKTIQYYADNGAK
- a CDS encoding 4-deoxy-4-formamido-L-arabinose-phosphoundecaprenol deformylase; protein product: MTRLAVKVDVDTLRGYVEGVPRMLDIFAKHGVKASIYFSFGPDNSGKAIRRIFRKGFISKMLRTKAPSTYGIKTLMYGTLLPAPLIVPEQPDIVKRAFDEGHETGIHAWDHVYVQDCLAGISKEKYLKLYGKASALYEKICGCKASSIAAPGWQLSHTVLESEQELGLAFASDVRGYSPFLPVFEGVEYNVPQIPSTLPTMDEIYGLPGVNDETIPGIWYDGMDKEWNVVTVHAEMEGISKAGVLDRFLTLCKNRGTEFFTLGEYAKQAPLPRCEVVMGNLTGRAGTLAVQKEL
- a CDS encoding RNHCP domain-containing protein produces the protein MNRENKRKTFEKCYYKTHTCRESFVCKVCDREVFPEGAGSRHRNHCPNCLTSLHVDIEPGDRASNCGGYMEPVAVFVRRNGEWAIIHRCKKCGALSANRIAADDNPLKLMSIALRPLANPPFPVERLEELTRLMGGEGRLE